TCACCGAGTCGAAGAAGTTCACCACCATCTGCATCTGATCGCAGTAGTGGTTGTACCTCCGATCTACCTGaagcaaaacaaacaaaaaattaacagCTCGTAGTCAAAAACCCTCTCGATTACTCGATCAAATAATTTACGATCGAAAACAAATGAACGCAAGAAACAAAACTCGGGGTGCGGCAATTAAAGAATGGGCATGGCGTTGCATATGTCGCTGGCACAATTATGAGAAATGGGGAGAAGGAACAAAAGAAGCCGAGGCCCACCGGCATTTGGCAAGAGCCGAGCTGCAAGCCATACGCATCTGGTGAGTGACTTGCATGTGCCGATTGTTTGTTCCTGTGCTAGCTCAAGCCGCGGTGATCACTCAGCTCGCTCGCCAATCATGCATGCAGTGCCTAGGAGTTGTAACATAGTGTAGTAGCCAGGGACATGCGACTGCTACCTCTCGTACTCTCTCCCTGCAGTGCCAATTGTAACAGTGCATGCCAATAAGACCATAAACTATCTAATCTAGCCACACCAGCTACCTTCGATTCTTAGTTGAAGTTCGAGGCTGATGCTAGACAATGCATGATTGCAGCTTGCACCAACTACcggtatatatgcatatacatatacatacacctatgtatatgtatatatataaatacatatatgtatatatactagttGAACCAAATTAAGCTTTCACTTGCGTATTATATATGTGAAAAAATTAGGTAGTGACCCAACGTACGCATATATAATCAGCATAAACTACTATGTCGAGATGTGATGGTAGCATTGGGGGAGAGAGGGGCCGTGGTACTTCTTTTCCCTTGTGGGGATATGGAGAGAGACAAGATGGAGATAAAGAAATGGAGGCGATGAATGCTGCGGCAACTGCTCGCATGCACAGCAGCAGCCGCACCAACAACCGCACAAAAAGAAATGGAGGATCGATGTTACTATGATTGGAGATTCATATCTCTTGGAGTTTGTGTTGCGGCGGCTCCTGCTGCAGTCAGGCAGCCTGCATGCCATTGGCGACCACCTGCCACGTCCGTGAAGAATGACTTGGCGGTAAAAAACAAGCACGAACTTGTTCTGGTACTGTACTACCACGTACGTACCGGCTCTGCCTACCTACCGCCGCGGCCGCAACTACCTAAGCGCCGCCGTGGCCGCGCGCGTCGTCGGCCTGCGCTGTGGCGTCAGCGAACATGCACCCATGCATgcagaagaggagaaagagagagcgagcgagagagaaATTTGTGTGTGTGGAGGGCAGTGGACGTGCCTCGTCAACCATGGAGATGAGCTTGGCCTTCTTGCGCTGGTGCTCGAATCGGTCGGCAGGGGACAGCTGCGGGGGCTCCTTGGACGCGGATGACGGCAACTGCGCGGCGCCGGAGCTGGAAGCGCCGCCCTTGCTTGCGTTAGGGTAGGACGCCGAGGCCCCGCGCCCGCCGCCCTTGATCTGCCCGCGGCCGACGCTGCAGAACTCCTCGAGGAGCTCCTGCGCCGCGCGGTTGTACTTGGAGTTGCGCAGCACGCCGGCGACGCCGGCCGGGCCGTAGCCGACGTGCAGCTGCTGCCCCAGTGCGCCGACCTGGCCGTGCAATGCCATCGGGAGCTGCTGCATCGACGGGccctgttgttgctgctgctgccggtTGAAGTAGAGCATGCCGTCCCTGACACTCATCTCCTCGGCCTGCTTCGCCATCTCCAGCTGCTGCAGCGATGGCGACAGCGAGAGGGACAGCCCTTGGCCTTCCACCACTCCGGCACCGCAGCCGCCGAACGGAGCTGCGGCGCTGCCGAACGCCTGGAACGCCTCGTGGTGTTGGATAGCTGACTGTGCgtccgacggcggcggcgacgtcggCGTCGATctcgactgctgctgctgctgtgggtTCATCAAGAATAGCTGCATGGCGGCGGCCGGGTCGGCGGTGAGGCCAGACATGCTGCCTTGCTGCTTGGGCGATGACGTCTCACCTAACGAGCCCAGGTTGGCCCCACCGAGGACCAAGCCAGCACGGCTAGCCGCGCCGCCGCTGAACCAACTGCCGTCGCCGGACAAGCCGGCCACCCCTCCCGGCCCCTGCCGTAGCCCGAAGCGGTAGTTGGCGCCCATCTGGCTGACCAGCAGCTCGGTGGCGGAGGGTCCCGACGGCGGCGCGGGGAAGTTGAACATCTCGGAGAGCATGTTGGAGGCCCCAGCGGCCGCCGTATGCTCGTACATGGCCCCGGGTTCGGCATGCTCGTCGCCCTCGATGGGGAGCAGgccgtgcccgccggcggcTGCCGGGTCGAAGCCCTGAACCCTCAGCTTGTCGCGGCGGCTCTGCTGCGCcacgtgctgctgctgctcctgccgCTGGTCCTGGCTGGAGTCCGGCCGGTCGAAGCCATCGGAGAAGCCAAAGACGCCGCTGCTGCCCTGGTGGAATCCCTGGGATTGGGACATAGAACTCGCTGTGGCCGGGCGGCCGGCGGAGATCGCTGGGCTGCTCTTTGGTTGCCTCACGTACGTGGTCGTCTGCCCTGGCTGAGACGGTGGCGCCGCTATGCCCATGCCGGCGGCGCCACTGTCATCATCATCGGCGGGATCCCAGCCAAGAACTCCCCCTTGTTCCGCAACTACCTGCAGAACtcatcagcagcagcaacctCAGCACCTGATCAGACATAatagaacaagaaaaaaaaaagaatccaaGCCGGAGAACAGAATTGCACTCTCaaaattaaattgaaaaaaatctcTCTTTTCCCAAACCCCTACTGCTAAGCAGCATGTACGAACAGCCCGAATCAAGCAGAATCGATCGACGGGCAAGCAAGTCTAGCTATCTTTTCTCCCGCAGCCGCGTTTGCTTACCTTAACCTACGAGGAGCACATCGTTATCTCGGTGCGGGAGTGAAAGGCTTGCGCTTGCCTCCGAGACTCCTCGCCGCcatctctgtctctctccttgtctccctctctccctccctaaATCTCCTTTTCTcaatccctctccctctccctctctccccctgTGCTGTGACTaactctatattttttttcgtCGTCCCTTTGTCCGGTCGGGCACAGCAGCAGCCTTCTGATTCTGAAAGGGAAGAAGAGCGACGCAAAGGGGAGAGCAGCCGCGCAGGGACGGAGGCtggtatataaaaaaaaaacgagttttttttttcccggtGCTCTGCTGCTGATCCCTCCTGCTGCGGAGCTGCTGATATTGGAATTGGACAGAGCTCGGCAGCAACCCAATCCCAAAGGGAGGAAAAGGTCGCTGTTGCGCTCGCGcgctctctgtctctctcctccctcctttgGTATCCCCCctcccctttttcttttattcgCTTGCTTGTACCGCGTTGAATAATCGACGTCGTTGCTGTGCTATGGTTAAGTTATTAttagaggacttttacagtacatctAAATAAGTGTATACcgtctattttttttcatccggTGATTTAGATTggtccaatgatactctatcgtccATCAGTATTATAGGTAttattaaagagtatcatgggtatcataagggtaggattggaaaaaaactatgataaatttgtaaattatatgtttaattagggaagatcaaaatgttagtttattcttcggataagctttcacttattctgttcatttcatttagtAGGGTTTCCATcctccgtcggtcggtcgatgatagatgacgaaggtccgaagtccggtcagtcaatgacgtaattacccctaagggtatcaagataattacaataatacctactaaaatagacggttggatcacaacaatgatactctccatcatctcTATTATTATCGTACCCTTGTTTTTATTTGTCCCCCTCTCCTTTTACCTCCTTTTCTAACCTCAGATTATTCTATCCAAGCTACGTAATTCACTGCAAATGCCTGCTTGGTCTATGTTCTGCACTGCTCCAAGAATTAGGAATACATAACGTAAGTGGCTAGCTAGCTACCTCagggattttaattttattttataatttttttcactagtaaaaagaatgaaattagcgaaatttcatcaaaattttggtCATTTTCGTCCTCTGCTTTATAGGTCTCGTATGTTATTGAAAGAAAATTTCGGAATTAgatatttctttttctaataaaattcacaaaatttcatgaaaaatttGGCGAAATTTTAGTCCCTAAGCTAGATATATAGATGTTGAtcatgtctagttttttaaaacGAACCGATAGGTGAAATGGCTATTGTATTAGTAAGAAAAAAACCTGATGAGCAGGGTTACTTGATTAATTAAAGAAAAATCAAGCTAAAACCATAACACGACGAACAACAGTCTAGATAGACTAGGCCTAGAGCACCGTAACATCGACCTAAAACCCCTAACCAACTACTTAACAAAACTAGATATGCGAAGATCTGCAACGCAACAAGTGAAAGTTGGAACAAAGCCAACAATCACTGAAGAACACGAGGAAGACAACTACATGACAACGCCTCCAAAGAGGGCGCGACGTCAAAGATGTCGTCTTCACCCATCCAAAAGTGGAATTAGGTTTTTCACCCGGTGAGCCTCCTGGAGCAGGCATGAGAGCACCACAGCACCGCCTCCAGGGAGATAGTGACGCCCTCAGGCATCATCGGCAGCGATAACGACAAGGGCTTTCGCCCGGTGTTCCTACACCCACCCAGCCCAAACAAGGGGTAGGGGTCGATGAGCCATAGCCGCCCACCAGACCAGTGCCACCCACTTGCCAACTGCTACACAAAAGCATTAAGCGTGAAAACCGACTAGACAATGAGGAGGAACACCATAGCACACAACT
The nucleotide sequence above comes from Phragmites australis chromosome 4, lpPhrAust1.1, whole genome shotgun sequence. Encoded proteins:
- the LOC133915517 gene encoding BEL1-like homeodomain protein 4, with product MGIAAPPSQPGQTTTYVRQPKSSPAISAGRPATASSMSQSQGFHQGSSGVFGFSDGFDRPDSSQDQRQEQQQHVAQQSRRDKLRVQGFDPAAAGGHGLLPIEGDEHAEPGAMYEHTAAAGASNMLSEMFNFPAPPSGPSATELLVSQMGANYRFGLRQGPGGVAGLSGDGSWFSGGAASRAGLVLGGANLGSLGETSSPKQQGSMSGLTADPAAAMQLFLMNPQQQQQSRSTPTSPPPSDAQSAIQHHEAFQAFGSAAAPFGGCGAGVVEGQGLSLSLSPSLQQLEMAKQAEEMSVRDGMLYFNRQQQQQQGPSMQQLPMALHGQVGALGQQLHVGYGPAGVAGVLRNSKYNRAAQELLEEFCSVGRGQIKGGGRGASASYPNASKGGASSSGAAQLPSSASKEPPQLSPADRFEHQRKKAKLISMVDEVDRRYNHYCDQMQMVVNFFDSVMGFGAATPYTALAQKAMSRHFRCLKDAIAAQLRHTCELLGEKDAGTSSGLTKGETPRLRAIDQSLRQQRAFHHMGMMEQEAWRPQRGLPERSVNILRSWLFEHFLHPYPSDADKHLLARQTGLSRNQVSNWFINARVRLWKPMIEEMYQQECRELECSSAGGGGPESGNDPSGADDTHSPTTTGAAQLPHQQSGMQHGGARHLQQEHGTAPGVMPHKPDPGAAEPSAADAAFVGIDPVELLGGDSHVGGGADDLYGRFEPGVRMRYGPAATGSAAGDVSLTLGLQHAGAGNAGPDGTGRFSLRDYSGC